A section of the Pedobacter sp. HDW13 genome encodes:
- a CDS encoding BlaI/MecI/CopY family transcriptional regulator has translation MIKELTKAEEQIMLILWEMGEALVKDVIEKMNEPKPAYNTVSTVIRVLETKGFVDHKAIGNTYIYFPIIKETDYKRFALNKVMNNYFENSYESLVSFLVKEKSMSTEELDEIIQLAEKLKNNK, from the coding sequence ATGATAAAAGAACTCACAAAAGCAGAAGAACAGATTATGCTCATCCTTTGGGAAATGGGCGAAGCCCTGGTAAAAGATGTAATCGAAAAGATGAACGAACCGAAACCCGCTTACAATACAGTTTCAACAGTGATCAGGGTTTTAGAAACCAAAGGTTTTGTAGATCATAAAGCGATTGGCAATACCTACATCTACTTCCCTATTATAAAAGAAACTGATTATAAACGGTTTGCACTAAATAAAGTGATGAATAATTACTTCGAAAACTCTTACGAAAGCCTGGTTTCATTTCTGGTTAAAGAAAAGAGTATGAGCACCGAAGAACTTGATGAAATTATCCAATTGGCAGAAAAACTTAAAAATAACAAGTGA
- a CDS encoding M56 family metallopeptidase, translated as MRKLPSVKLDNGVKLIDLKDSKIAFSFFNLLFLDPQLAEKNTILKHELVHIKQKHSLDVLLFEIIQIINWFNPIVYLVKKDIKLIHEYLADEETTKCDVEKYHYAMFLIQNSTGIQNLTLTNQIFNSSILKKRISMLNQKKSARWARLKLLVVLPITAGILCISTMAFTKDYGFVDLLPEKASVQLPPQQEKPNIGVKRIPPPPAISKTYFPPYKRDGKNNYVSLEKRLIVINGKEIADKNKFYGAADATEINFLKTAEATEKYGKTKGQFGAIEIIGKNIVFTLQPPILKKDRIKFPPPIAVPDNQTFFYPKNEYSIKNQKAAIIDQRYIVINGKPVTDNSTFYGVINTNSIKYLNQSAATKKYGQEKGKNGAVEITGENIKYLTKVSPPPLPLEKDKTENRKIKALTTKGDKDALETKTVQGYLIENNEKKKLQEVTVKAYKDALASRTVQGYPIQTKEVATSIKATPQFNKNLKEVYIKAYDKASEVKSDSEVKEIKTKENNLTTTGQQNKAIAVETIYQDNLDKSKNEKLLVNIPEGATAELTVLNTSLNKAIFRTSDYQNNWNAKDVPSGNYSYTFLFRKEGKLVGGKNGYVRIK; from the coding sequence ATGCGCAAATTACCATCTGTTAAATTGGATAATGGAGTCAAACTAATTGATTTAAAGGATTCTAAAATAGCTTTTTCATTCTTCAACCTCCTCTTTTTAGATCCGCAATTGGCAGAAAAAAACACCATACTCAAACACGAGCTGGTCCACATTAAACAAAAACATAGTCTGGATGTGCTGTTATTTGAAATCATCCAAATTATCAATTGGTTTAACCCAATCGTTTATCTCGTTAAAAAAGACATTAAGTTAATTCACGAGTATCTGGCCGATGAAGAAACCACTAAGTGCGATGTAGAAAAATATCATTATGCGATGTTTTTGATCCAAAATTCAACTGGTATCCAAAACCTAACCTTAACTAACCAAATATTCAATTCATCAATATTAAAAAAGAGAATTAGCATGCTAAATCAAAAGAAATCGGCACGTTGGGCAAGGCTCAAACTGCTAGTTGTACTGCCCATTACTGCAGGAATATTATGCATTTCTACGATGGCTTTTACCAAAGATTATGGATTTGTGGACTTGCTACCTGAGAAAGCAAGTGTACAATTGCCACCTCAACAAGAAAAGCCTAACATTGGAGTAAAACGTATTCCGCCCCCGCCCGCCATTAGTAAAACGTATTTTCCACCTTATAAAAGAGATGGTAAAAACAATTATGTTTCTTTAGAAAAAAGGCTCATAGTTATTAATGGAAAGGAAATTGCAGATAAAAACAAATTTTATGGTGCTGCAGACGCTACTGAGATCAATTTTTTAAAGACAGCAGAGGCAACTGAAAAATATGGCAAAACTAAAGGACAATTTGGTGCAATAGAGATTATAGGAAAAAATATAGTTTTCACTTTACAACCTCCCATCTTAAAAAAAGATCGAATTAAGTTCCCTCCACCTATAGCAGTACCAGATAATCAAACTTTTTTCTATCCAAAAAATGAGTACAGCATAAAAAACCAAAAAGCGGCTATAATAGATCAAAGATATATCGTAATTAACGGAAAGCCAGTAACAGACAATAGCACTTTTTACGGTGTTATCAATACGAATTCGATAAAATACCTCAATCAATCAGCTGCAACAAAGAAATATGGGCAAGAAAAGGGCAAAAATGGAGCAGTAGAAATTACAGGAGAAAATATAAAATACTTAACTAAGGTTTCGCCACCTCCACTTCCGCTTGAAAAAGATAAAACCGAAAATAGAAAAATAAAGGCGCTAACCACAAAAGGTGATAAAGATGCATTAGAAACCAAAACCGTACAAGGCTATCTTATTGAAAACAACGAAAAGAAAAAACTACAGGAAGTAACTGTAAAAGCTTACAAAGATGCTTTAGCAAGCAGAACAGTTCAGGGCTACCCAATCCAAACCAAAGAAGTAGCGACAAGTATCAAAGCGACTCCACAGTTCAATAAAAACTTAAAGGAGGTTTATATTAAAGCTTACGATAAAGCATCGGAAGTGAAATCGGATAGCGAAGTAAAAGAAATTAAAACAAAAGAGAATAATTTAACCACCACAGGGCAACAAAATAAGGCAATAGCTGTAGAGACAATATATCAGGATAATTTGGACAAAAGTAAGAATGAAAAGCTATTGGTTAATATACCAGAAGGCGCGACTGCAGAGCTAACCGTTTTAAACACATCATTGAATAAAGCCATATTTAGAACCTCAGATTACCAAAATAACTGGAATGCCAAAGATGTTCCCAGTGGAAATTACTCATATACTTTCCTCTTCAGAAAGGAAGGAAAGTTAGTTGGAGGTAAAAATGGCTATGTTAGAATAAAATAA
- the rsmG gene encoding 16S rRNA (guanine(527)-N(7))-methyltransferase RsmG → MSDVKPEIILKYFPDLTAKQLAQFSQLFDLYSFWNAQINVISRKDIEELYERHVLHSLGIAKICTFKAGESVLDVGTGGGFPGIPLAILFPETQFYLVDSIGKKIKVVKEVAAALGLENLCADHLRAEQVKEKFNFVVSRAVTRLGEFYPWIQGKFKKESVNAIPNGILYLKGGDLAEEIKESKLKAELYPLSAYFEEDFFETKYVVYVSQ, encoded by the coding sequence ATGTCTGATGTAAAGCCAGAAATCATTTTAAAATATTTTCCTGATCTAACAGCAAAACAGTTAGCGCAATTTTCGCAATTGTTTGATTTATATAGTTTTTGGAATGCACAGATCAATGTAATTTCGCGAAAAGATATTGAAGAATTGTACGAGCGCCATGTGCTCCACTCATTGGGCATAGCCAAAATTTGCACTTTTAAAGCTGGCGAATCGGTACTGGACGTAGGTACAGGAGGCGGTTTCCCGGGTATTCCCCTGGCTATTTTATTCCCTGAAACCCAATTTTATCTGGTCGATTCGATAGGTAAAAAAATTAAGGTAGTTAAAGAAGTAGCAGCAGCATTGGGCCTGGAAAACCTGTGTGCCGATCATTTAAGAGCCGAACAGGTGAAAGAAAAGTTTAATTTCGTGGTTTCGAGGGCGGTTACCCGTTTAGGCGAATTTTATCCCTGGATACAAGGCAAGTTTAAAAAAGAATCGGTTAATGCAATTCCAAACGGCATCTTGTACCTGAAAGGGGGCGATTTGGCTGAAGAGATTAAAGAATCGAAACTGAAAGCAGAATTGTATCCGCTTTCAGCTTATTTTGAGGAAGATTTCTTTGAAACGAAATACGTGGTTTACGTATCGCAGTAG
- a CDS encoding M28 family peptidase, with the protein MKILYIIPLAMMLSCCSSVKNQSTASNEKLDTQLLKDVEVLSSDAYQGRKTGTKGAEMARAYIIARFQKLGLKSYPQHVNYAQEFTFNSRNSTKVNGTNIIGYIPGKGNNVIVVSAHYDHLGVVKDEVFNGADDNASGTAGLLKIAAYYAKNKPNNTIIFAAFDAEEMGLQGAKAFVANPPIPISTIAINLNMDMISHSDKGELYVCGTFKYPDLKQYIDTTRTNIKVSLGHDNPKQGHDDWTNQSDQGAFNAKNIPFLYFGVEDHKDYHKATDEYSTITPAFFSKAAGVVLDVVKRIDAQTGLQQLLKDKIIMKN; encoded by the coding sequence ATGAAAATCCTCTATATTATTCCCTTAGCCATGATGCTAAGCTGCTGTTCATCAGTAAAGAACCAAAGTACAGCCAGTAACGAAAAGCTCGATACCCAATTGTTAAAAGATGTTGAAGTGCTTTCATCGGATGCATATCAGGGCCGGAAAACAGGTACCAAAGGTGCAGAAATGGCCAGGGCATATATTATAGCACGATTTCAGAAATTGGGCCTAAAATCTTATCCGCAACACGTAAATTACGCCCAGGAATTTACATTTAACAGCAGAAACAGCACCAAAGTAAATGGCACTAACATTATTGGTTACATTCCCGGAAAAGGTAACAATGTTATTGTAGTTTCGGCACATTACGACCATTTGGGCGTGGTTAAAGATGAGGTTTTCAATGGTGCCGATGATAATGCATCGGGTACCGCCGGATTACTAAAAATTGCAGCCTACTATGCCAAAAACAAACCCAATAACACCATCATTTTCGCAGCTTTTGATGCTGAAGAAATGGGTTTACAAGGCGCAAAAGCCTTTGTAGCCAATCCCCCTATTCCAATTAGTACCATTGCCATTAACCTGAATATGGATATGATTAGTCATAGTGATAAAGGCGAATTGTACGTATGTGGTACTTTTAAATATCCCGATCTAAAGCAATATATCGATACCACCCGAACCAATATCAAAGTGAGCCTAGGACACGATAACCCTAAACAAGGCCACGACGATTGGACTAACCAGAGCGATCAAGGTGCATTTAATGCTAAAAATATCCCCTTTCTGTATTTTGGTGTAGAAGACCATAAAGATTACCACAAAGCTACTGACGAGTATAGCACCATTACACCTGCATTTTTTAGTAAAGCAGCTGGTGTAGTTTTGGATGTAGTAAAACGTATTGATGCGCAAACCGGATTACAACAACTGTTAAAGGATAAAATAATCATGAAAAATTAA
- the smc gene encoding chromosome segregation protein SMC translates to MQLTKLEIKGFKSFGDKVTINFNEGVTAIVGPNGCGKSNVIDAMRWVLGEQSTKALRSEKMENIIFNGTKNRKQAQLAEVSLSFDNTKNILPTAYSQVTVTRKLYRNGDSEYRLNDVQCRLKDITDLFLDTGIGSDSYSIIELKMVDEIITNKEHSRRSLFEEASGISKYKLRKRQTFNKLKDTETDLERVEDLLFEIEKNLKTLENQARKAERYYKLKEQYRELSVQLATHRIAFFRTDLAALETQEQQQLLNRTELSTKIDTGEADLQKLKVGSISQEKNLSVQQKATNEFVSKIRAYESEKKVKNEQMRFLQEKETRLSGELEKDKNQVNHIKYNIKRLNEEILTETEVFNKLESDLKILKSTLDTLREQQQTEKNRIDNLLKSLNELQSTIYQSQKEIDIFNIQKDALVQETNRNVDDTETKTLELKAFDHALAELDIQVREKQANIKNLTEAEEVLKEQLVTSETNLSSNKEKLTAENRKKDAKQNEYNLTKSLVDSLEGFPESIRFLKKNTSFAKTALLLSDILFCNEDYRIAIENYLEPVMNHYVVDKYADAVQAINLLTDASRGRANFFILENIPDKNPNLAEHEGLVSALSVTEVDKKYQHLCTLLLQNVYIAVNEQENRFKTTPGDTLTVLAKNGKYAQTKFTLAGGSVGLFEGKRIGRAKNLENLAKEIKASESLINKYNEAIKVETDQIFNLKEASKINQINALQQEMNRLNNEHISVQTRRDQYQEFITTSENRKTDIAQKIVSIEKSLSEKLPALVELQKKQQQDHINLQEQQLNYQEIADLVNDNAGKYNQDNIRFHQQQNKLSGLEKDLDYRFVQEEALNKRIAQNDKELQEALTQITATLQHTDLNDDTLLEMYQQREEMEKGLAEAEKEYFEIKGSINEVENNLINIRKNREETDFLLTEIKDKKNALKIDLNALKERLAVEFNIDINDLLETETAIEALESEFEIRQKVEKMKRQLDEFGAINSMAMEAFKEMEERYTFIQTQKKDLNAAKTDLLQTIKEIDDTAKDKFMQAFTQAREHFIVVFRSLFNDEDSCDLILSDIHNPLEADIDIVARPKGKRPLSINQLSGGEKTLTATALLFSLYLLKPAPFCIFDEVDAPLDDTNIDKFNNIIRKFSDQSQFIIVSHNKRTIASTDIIYGVTMVEQGVSRVVAVDLREVAA, encoded by the coding sequence ATGCAGCTTACTAAGTTAGAAATCAAAGGTTTTAAGAGCTTTGGCGATAAAGTAACCATCAACTTTAATGAGGGTGTTACGGCTATTGTGGGACCTAATGGTTGCGGAAAATCGAACGTAATTGATGCCATGCGCTGGGTTTTGGGCGAACAAAGTACCAAAGCACTCCGCTCGGAGAAAATGGAGAACATTATTTTCAATGGTACCAAAAACCGGAAACAGGCCCAGCTTGCCGAAGTTTCGCTCAGTTTCGATAACACCAAAAATATTCTGCCTACAGCCTATTCGCAGGTTACCGTAACCCGTAAACTGTATCGGAACGGCGATAGTGAATACCGTTTAAACGATGTGCAATGCCGGTTAAAAGATATTACCGACCTTTTTCTGGATACAGGAATTGGCTCGGACAGTTACTCGATTATTGAGCTTAAAATGGTGGATGAAATTATCACCAACAAAGAGCACAGCCGCAGGTCGCTGTTCGAGGAAGCATCGGGTATTTCAAAATACAAGTTACGCAAAAGACAGACCTTCAATAAGTTAAAAGATACTGAAACCGATTTAGAACGGGTAGAAGATTTACTTTTCGAAATTGAAAAGAACCTGAAAACACTCGAAAATCAGGCACGTAAAGCAGAACGTTATTATAAGCTAAAAGAACAATACCGCGAGTTGAGTGTACAGCTGGCCACCCACCGTATTGCCTTTTTTCGTACCGATTTAGCTGCACTCGAAACCCAGGAGCAGCAGCAACTACTAAACCGAACCGAGCTAAGCACCAAAATCGATACCGGCGAGGCTGATTTACAAAAACTTAAAGTTGGTAGCATCAGTCAGGAGAAAAACCTTTCGGTACAACAAAAAGCCACCAATGAGTTTGTTTCTAAAATACGCGCTTACGAGAGCGAGAAAAAAGTAAAAAATGAGCAGATGCGTTTTTTACAGGAAAAAGAAACACGTTTATCGGGCGAACTAGAAAAAGATAAAAACCAGGTTAACCACATTAAATACAACATTAAGCGCCTAAATGAGGAAATTTTAACCGAAACCGAAGTTTTTAACAAGCTGGAATCGGACTTAAAGATCTTGAAATCTACTTTGGATACACTCCGTGAGCAACAGCAAACCGAGAAAAACCGGATCGATAATCTCTTAAAATCGCTTAATGAACTGCAAAGTACTATCTATCAATCGCAAAAGGAAATAGATATCTTTAACATCCAGAAAGATGCATTGGTGCAGGAAACCAACCGAAATGTTGATGATACCGAGACCAAAACCCTGGAATTAAAAGCTTTCGACCATGCTTTGGCTGAACTTGATATACAGGTGAGAGAGAAACAGGCTAACATTAAAAACCTAACCGAAGCAGAAGAAGTATTGAAGGAACAGCTTGTTACTTCAGAAACAAACCTGAGTTCAAATAAAGAAAAACTTACTGCAGAAAACCGGAAAAAAGACGCCAAACAGAACGAGTACAACCTCACTAAATCGCTGGTTGATAGCCTGGAAGGTTTCCCAGAATCGATCCGCTTTTTAAAGAAAAATACATCTTTTGCCAAAACGGCTCTCCTTTTATCGGATATTTTATTCTGTAACGAAGATTACCGCATTGCGATAGAAAACTACCTCGAACCGGTAATGAACCATTATGTGGTTGATAAGTATGCAGATGCCGTTCAGGCCATTAACCTGCTTACAGATGCTAGCCGTGGCCGTGCCAATTTCTTTATTTTAGAAAACATACCCGATAAAAACCCTAACCTGGCCGAACATGAAGGTTTAGTATCGGCTTTATCGGTTACCGAAGTAGATAAAAAATACCAGCACCTTTGCACTTTGCTGTTGCAAAATGTTTATATCGCTGTTAACGAACAAGAAAACCGTTTTAAAACAACACCCGGCGACACCTTAACTGTACTGGCCAAAAACGGAAAATATGCGCAAACCAAATTTACGCTGGCAGGTGGCTCGGTGGGCCTATTTGAAGGTAAAAGGATTGGCCGGGCCAAGAATTTAGAAAATTTAGCCAAAGAAATTAAAGCATCAGAATCGCTGATTAACAAATATAACGAAGCAATTAAGGTAGAAACCGATCAGATTTTCAATTTAAAAGAAGCTTCAAAAATCAACCAAATCAATGCTTTGCAGCAGGAAATGAACCGTTTAAATAACGAACATATTTCTGTGCAAACACGCCGAGATCAATACCAGGAGTTTATTACTACCAGCGAAAACCGTAAAACAGATATCGCACAGAAAATTGTATCGATAGAAAAATCGCTTTCAGAAAAACTGCCGGCATTAGTAGAACTACAGAAAAAGCAACAGCAGGACCACATTAACCTACAGGAGCAGCAACTTAACTATCAGGAGATTGCTGATCTGGTAAACGATAACGCAGGTAAATACAACCAGGATAACATCCGTTTTCACCAGCAACAAAATAAGTTATCGGGTTTAGAAAAAGACCTCGATTATCGCTTTGTACAGGAAGAAGCGCTAAACAAACGTATTGCCCAAAACGATAAAGAACTGCAGGAAGCGCTTACCCAAATTACAGCTACGCTACAACACACCGACCTGAACGACGATACCCTTTTAGAGATGTATCAGCAGCGTGAAGAAATGGAAAAGGGTCTTGCCGAAGCTGAAAAAGAGTATTTCGAAATCAAAGGCAGTATAAACGAAGTTGAGAACAATTTAATCAACATCCGCAAAAACCGCGAAGAAACCGATTTTCTCTTAACCGAAATCAAGGATAAAAAGAATGCGTTAAAAATCGACCTGAATGCTTTAAAAGAGCGTTTGGCAGTAGAGTTTAACATCGATATTAACGATCTTTTAGAGACTGAAACAGCTATTGAAGCGCTTGAAAGTGAATTTGAAATCCGCCAGAAGGTAGAAAAAATGAAACGCCAGCTGGATGAATTTGGTGCCATTAACTCAATGGCCATGGAGGCCTTCAAAGAAATGGAAGAACGTTATACTTTTATCCAAACCCAGAAAAAAGACCTCAATGCTGCCAAAACCGATCTTTTACAAACCATAAAAGAGATCGATGATACAGCAAAAGATAAATTTATGCAGGCCTTTACGCAAGCCCGCGAGCATTTCATTGTGGTTTTCCGCTCTTTGTTTAACGATGAAGACAGCTGCGACCTGATTTTGTCAGATATTCATAACCCACTGGAAGCAGATATTGATATTGTAGCCCGTCCAAAAGGCAAAAGACCGCTATCTATCAACCAGTTATCGGGTGGCGAAAAAACCTTAACCGCAACAGCCTTATTGTTTTCGCTTTACCTGTTAAAGCCTGCCCCATTCTGTATTTTCGACGAGGTTGATGCCCCGTTGGATGATACTAACATCGATAAATTCAACAATATTATCCGCAAATTCTCTGATCAATCGCAGTTTATCATTGTATCTCATAATAAACGTACCATTGCCAGTACCGATATTATTTATGGCGTTACCATGGTCGAACAAGGCGTTTCGAGGGTTGTAGCAGTCGATTTGAGGGAAGTTGCAGCTTAG